A part of Chlorocebus sabaeus isolate Y175 chromosome 4, mChlSab1.0.hap1, whole genome shotgun sequence genomic DNA contains:
- the LOC140711510 gene encoding uncharacterized protein isoform X1 gives MLNDSFTFLLRVDHVQPVIGYLPFTIVPPDPSLLQTFTPDVPLFVTEDNLVTSVLSQEKPVFSLGLTAQTETLGKLTQTRWQKADPWGQHSGEELSVDGESLPSRSFGHQPPLIVSHWAPTQPRESRYPLMVIVPLAAMVFLLIVAAVVLSVWLLSHKVEKAKPLIKPQTSLEHTTASHRPEGSITVPTVTVTPLLQSSSSPPVCLFRAPQCEQMYSPVAKPVDKCAAWET, from the coding sequence ATGCTGAACGACTCCTTCACTTTCTTGCTCAGGGTAGATCATGTACAGCCAGTGATAGGTTATCTCCCCTTCACCATAGTGCCACCTGACCCCTCACTTTTGCAAACATTTACACCAGATGTTCCTTTATTTGTCACTGAAGACAACCTTGTAACCTCAGTTCTCTCTCAGGAGAAGCCTGTGTTTTCCTTAGGACTCACGGCACAGACAGAAACTTTAGGGAAACTGACCCAGACCAGATGGCAGAAAGCAGATCCCTGGGGACAGCACAGTGGTGAAGAGCTCAGTGTGGATGGAGAGTCTCTGCCATCAAGGTCATTTGGCCACCAGCCACCACTAATAGTCAGCCATTGGGCACCCACACAGCCCAGAGAAAGCAGGTACCCTCTGATGGTCATCGTACCCTTGGCTGCCATGGTCTTCCTGCTGATAGTGGCTGCAGTGGTTTTGTCTGTCTGGCTGTTGAGCCACAAGGTAGAAAAGGCAAAACCCCTTATCAAGCCCCAGACCAGCCTGGAACACACAACCGCAAGTCATAGGCCAGAAGGGAGCATAACGGTTCCCACTGTCACAGTGACACCCCTTCTACAAAGCTCCAGCAGCCCCCCAGTCTGTCTTTTCAGGGCCCCGCAGTGTGAACAAATGTATTCTCCAGTGGCTAAGCCAGTGGACAAATGTGCTGCTTGGGAGACGTGA